The sequence below is a genomic window from Mobula hypostoma chromosome X1, sMobHyp1.1, whole genome shotgun sequence.
TCAAATCATAGGGGAGTATGAAAAAACTAATTCTGTTGAATGAAATGCAGAGACTGTTTTGTGTTGAATTATTTGATGCAAAAAGTTGTAAGTTTTCTgagaaaatttaatgtttcttgaGATAAAAGGATTAAACAATTTTCCAAAAATGTAAGCATCTCTCAAAAACCATATTCAGAGCTTGTtaagagattaaagattagttttatttgtcacatatacatcaaagcatacagtgaaatgcatctttacATCAGCAACCAACACCAGtctgaagattgtgctgggggcagcctgcaagtgtcaccacacttccaacgccaacatagcatgcctacagctCACTAGCCCTagccatacgtctttggaatgtggaccccggaggaaacccacgtggtcatggggagaacgtgcaaactccttacagacagtagcaggaattgaacccagtatggtgattgctggtgctgtaaagtgttgcgctagctgctacgctactgtggctgCCCTAAATAATGTTCCAACTAATGGCTTATTTTCTCCGCAGGTACTTCCAGCATTGACACCACTTGTACAATTTGGGGCCTGGAGACTGGTCAGGTGCTTGGCCGAGTCAATCTAGTTTCTGGTCATGTGAAAACACAGCTCATTGCTCATGATAAGGAGGTAATGAGGTCTCAATGTCCATCCATGCTTAGTTCAACAGATAAGTGTTGAGCACAGGGCCTATTGTAATTCCACATTTCTGCTAAGTTAGATGATCATAATGAGGACCTAGCAATTAAATGTTTACATTGATTTTCTTTTACCACATGGGAGGCTTGAGAATAATGAGGCTGCTTGCACAAAACAAAGTAGGTGCACTTGTAGGCTGAAAGTTATTATTGCTGGtagcactgttttgtgctcctgTAATACTGAGTGCTGTGATATTGGGGGTTGAGTCACTCATAACAATTACTGTTCTACCGATTATATAATTTTACAGTGGTTATTACAGTTTGCTTATAGTAACCATTTTCAGTGATAGTTCTACAATCGCCAAACATCCTACAAATTTTAATCTACATGGCTTAACATTAACAGTAATATTACAAATGAGCACTACAATAATTGGGTTTAATTTTTATACTTTATTTTCCCCGTACCTCTGGAGTTCAAAAATTCATCAGTGCAAATAGGCTAATGTCTAAAACCAATAAGTTAGTGTTCTTTGCAGCATGAAATTCCAGTATTTATGTAGACGGGGGAAGATGAGTATAGAATAATGCAAAATCCTGCAGTATAGCATGAGAGGTGGCTGCTCTATCTCTTGAATGTGAGCCAGTTAATTTTAGTTATTTTTCAATGCCTCTAAAATGCTTCTGAAATAGCTTTTGGTGTTGGCATGTATGAGAAAAGAGATTTGAAATAAGTAATGAGAAAGTAATATCTGCATTGACTGGCAAACAAGTCAACTATATTTTCTCCCACTTTTGGTTTTCTGTGGTTTGTACCTATAAAGACTAATGATGCAAGCCAACAGAACACTTTATGCCAGCCTGCATCTACCATTTCTCGGTTAGCTATAGCCTTATTAATATGGAGTTCTTTCTGCTCTGCCTAAACTTGATCACTTGGGGCCCTTCAGTTTAACAGGCATTTAAACCCAATTTCTAGAGGTGAATAGGCAAGTGCTCATTCTTGCACTGCAGGAAGGTCACTTTTCATTCCTATTTGGGGAGGAATAGAGAGTGGGAGATTTGGTCACGTCATAGttataggccatttgacccaactCTTCCAcgttagtcccatttacctgagTTTACCATATCTGTGAACTGTCCAAAtttcttaaacattgtaattgtgccTGAATCTGCCAGTTCCCTCCTTCAGCTCATTCCACGTACCTACTTTCAGACTCCCCTACTcagtgcccctcatgattttatatacctctataaggtcaccttaCTTCCTCCCATGCTTCAGAGAGGGAAACCCCAGCCAAATGTAGAAGACTCCTTTACCGATGTAATATCTGAATGGATATTAATTGTGTGACTTTGCTAGCATATTTGAAAACATTGATTCATAATGTTCTGCCATGGTTTTGCAATAATCAATAGAAGCTGTCAGCCAAGGAAGCTGGAGTTTCATAATCCCAGCCAAAACCCCCAGTTCTATTCAAAAATCCAGATTCCTTTTGTGTAGGCAGATTTAGTTTAACACGTTACTGTAGTTTGGTCAGTCTTTTGTATCATCATCCTTTACTAATCATTTTGACCTATTAATGTGGACAGGCTAATTTGTCATGTCAAATgtccagtggtgtcccacaagtctTACCATTGGGGTTTGCTTGAGAATAATAAGTGCACCATTGCTTTCTTTCGTCCACCCTAAATTATCTTAAGGTTAACTAGCATTTTAACGCAGCTGAGTGAGATCACTGGGCTTGAGAATTGAAGCAAGGCTTTTCTTGACTTTGTTTTAAACCAATTTTTCTTAATTTACAAAGCTGCATTGCCTCTTCCACAAATGAAACTGGTGATTAGGCTACTAAACTGCATTTTGTTTTTCCCCCGACTTGCAGGTGTACGATATTGCATTCAGTAGGGCAGGAggtggtagggacatgtttgctTCCGTGGGTGCAGATGGTTCAGTGCGTATGTTTGACCTTAGACACCTGGAACACAGCACCATCATCTACGAAGATCCCCAGCACCATCCATTACTTCGACTGTGCTGGAACAAGCAAGATCCCAATTATCTGGCCACTATGGCAATGGATGGCATGGAGGTAAGCATTAAAGAAAGCCTCCATGCATAAGTGGTGTAGTAGTATGTACAAGGTCTCCTTGATGAGCAAGAAAGTTTCACCACTGCAGGACTGCATTCTACAGACCAGGACAGTCCCTAAGTGTCAGTGAGTTGATGGGTATGGGTGAGCAGGTGAAAAGTCAGACAGAAGTATTACTGCAATAGCTATCCAATGAACTCAGTTAGAAATTGTACAGAATACTAGGCTGAGCTTGTATGTTATGTCATAATTAGCTGAATGGGtgaaattttaaaaactgaaCGTTGGAAATGTACAACAAagtaatgtttcaggttggaagaacaagaAGTTTGTAGAGGGTGGATTGGGGTTCCCTGATAGGATAACATGTGAAAAAGCTGCAAACAAAGTTATCTGGTCCAACAAACGATTTACTAGAGAAAGTCTAGATTGAGTAGCATGTAGATTGGGGGAGACGTGTGGAGGAGTGTTTGTTAATGTTTGGGCTGCACTGGGACAGGATTAGTAAGGTTATCCGGTTGCTAAGTGAATGCGAGCAGTTAGAgcaaggattcccaaccttttttataccatggactaaCACCATTAAGGGgcctgtggactccaggttgggaacccctgagttaGAGATGGAAATTAAAATGGCAGACAGCAAGAAGTTTGGGGTCATTCCTGCTTCAACTGGAAAGACTGGTCCCCTGGATGGTGGAAATGGAATAGGTGAAAGGACAattgttgtatcatctgcagttGCAATGGAAAGTGCCCTTGGAAGGAATATGGTTGGTGCAAACAAaagtgtggatcagggagtcatgaagggaacagtCCCTACACgaagggtaggggaggggaagatgtgtgtgatggtgggaTTTCTTTGAAGGTGGCAAAAATTACAGATCCTATCAGTGTCGAGGCTGTTGGGGTAGAACGTGAGGACCAGTGGAAACTATCCTTTtactgtgtgtgagagcaggtggaAACCCTGAGCTTCCTGTTGCCTGTCATTTTAATTCCTTATCCAGTCCCATTCTGGCCCATTGGTCTGTTGACTCTTATTACTATCACAGTGAGTCCTAAAAGTAGCTCGATGAACAGTGCCTCATTTTCTGTTTAGACACTTTGCAGCTTCCTGTCAATCACCTATCTGTTAGCTCAGTTGTTTTTCCTCTCTGGGGGACATGCTTGATATGCTGGGCTAAACTTTCTCTTCATTTTGCAACTCATGAGCGCTGCTTATCTGATGATATGTGaaactgctgcaagtaagtttttctttgcaccttccaacatgtacttgtgcacatgacaataaatttgattttgactttgtctCACCCTCTaattcaggagttcccaaccttgctTAATAGCATTGTTCCAAGGCATAAAGAAGTTTGGCAACCCCTGCTTTAACTGCTCCTATTCAATCATTGGTCAGATAAACTTTACAGCAGTCATCTCAGTTTTACTCTGAGATATCTTCCCCACAACCCCCCAGCactggctaattggcaggagtcagagtgggaataaaggaaccttttctgattggtgactggtggtgttctggggactgctttttatgttgtatggacaaatttgcagatgatacgaaagaTAGGTGGCGGGACATGTTgtggtgagaaagcagggaggctgcagttggactatggtcatgcactctgatagaaagaataaaggtgtagactactttctaaatggggagaaaattcataaatctgaggtgtaaaagggcttgggagtcctcatgcaggactccctaaCATTAATTTGcaggtgaggaagccaaatgcaatgttagcatttgtttcgagaggactagaatataaaaacaaggatgtgatgctgaagatttataaggtagtggtgaggccttacttggcgtatagtgagcagttttgggccccttatctaaaaggatgtactgacattggagagagttcaaaggagcttcacgaaatagttctgggaatgaaaggcttatcatatgaggagtgtttgattgctGTGGGCCGGTATttgctggaattgagaagaatgaggaaggatctcattcaaacctactgactggtgaaagacctagatagagtggatgtggagaggatgttttctacagtggggagtccaggaccagagggcacacctcagaatagagggatgtccatttagaactgaaatgaggaatttctttcgccagagggggtgaatctggaattcaaagCATACTTATTAAAACATGCATGCAGTATGCAACTGGGATTCATCTTTTCCAGACAacctcaaaacaaagaaaactatgaaaGTCGTTCAAACCAAAACATCAAAGCCCCCCCGTGTGCAAAAAACAAGTGGCACAAAGGGCAACAAGAACATCGCTCCATGCgcaaaacaaattgcacaaacggcagcaagaacatcaacccccgtACGCAAAAAAACCAAATTGCACAAACGGCAGCAAAAACATCGACCCAGCATgcgcaaaaaaacaaattgcgcaaacagcaacaagaatatCAGCGCCCCCACGCGCAAAAACAAATCGTGTAAACAACAAGAAAGAACGAGTGAAAACAATATAGAAAACATAAAATTCATTGcaatagacagctgtggaggccagatgattgggtgtatttaagggagaggttgataagattcttgataagtcagggcgtgaaggcagaagaatggggttgagagggaattggatcagccatgatgaaatgatggagcagattctatgtgccaaatggcctaattctgctcctgtgtctttatGGTGTTACGGATAACTGGTTATTTTTACAGAATTACTTGTGTTTGCATGGTTTATTTTAGTAGTTTGAAAATGGTTATTGGGAGCTCATTGTAGACTTCACCAAACCTATttggtttttttaaaattcaacctgAATTCTATTCATTGTGTGAAAGTTGTTTGCAGAATGATCCAGTCTTTTTTCTCTGCTTCTCCAACAAATCAGAGGTGTATTTGGAAGGTGGACATGCTCAGTTACCCAGAAATTGTGGATACATCTGCAATAGCTGAATGTGCTGTGCATAGGTAACAGGTGCACAGCTGTAATGCAACTTTTCCCCTCTGGCTATGTCCTATCAACTTGGCTGTAGCCAAATACAGAAAGACAAACCCTATGATGTGACTGGCAGTTTAGCTTCTGACATTTTCCATCTGAAGATTTGTTCTTTTTATCATGGTTAAAGATAGGAATGAAATAAGGGATCACTTCTGCATTCAAATTACTCTGGCAGTCCAGTGAAATGTAAATTGTTAGGTAACACTGCTTTACTCATGTTTTGCTGTAGCAGATTTTCATCTGAGTCTGTTAATCCAAAAGCTTCTACTCATTTTCAGGTGGTGATTCTTGATGTCCGTGTGCCCTGTACACCCGTGGCCCGGCTAAACAATCACCGAGCATGCGTGAATGGCATTGCCTGGGCGCCACACTCATCATGTCACATCTGCACTGCAGGTAAGTACTGCCTTTCTGCTTTTGGTGCTAGATGTCCTGTAATACCTTTCCTTGGAAACGAATTATTCCTATCCTGGTCATTTAAaatcttatttttattttgaggGCATGCATAGATTTCCATATTCACCTTtactgttccactgtttaaaattTTGGTTGTCACTTCAACTATTTTTTTAATTTCTCTGGAAAAGTGTTAATTTATCCTCCCGACTCCATTCTAGTCTTAACATTGGTTCTAAAATAGTCTGTCCTGAACTGGGTACTGACTTAGCCAATGATCCGCAGGCTTGTTATAAGAATGTTATAAAGTAAGCTGCAGATTCTGGATTTTAACAATAACTTAGTTTTTGCATCCATTCCATAAAATCTAGATTCTATCTTATTTTACTTGCTTTCTTAACTTTGTATCTGAGCCCTTATTCTCTGTTTTTCTATTGCTTTgagatttttcatatttttccttttcctaacattttacctgtcctaatgtactGACCAACTGACCAGTCTGCTTTGAGTTAATTAATCCTTCTATCAATTAAATATGCTTCCGGTGCCATCTACATCCATTGATGTTGCACTTTGCACTTCCAAGATATTTATTGAAGACCTGCATTCTTTGGAAGACACCAAGCCTCATGTCTGTGAAATGTCTGCTGTTTTCATGTTTTCAACTGACCTTAATgtatatatctgtccaatttgctgtgttttaattttgtttctaacCCTTGGCCATAAAGTTATCATAATATATTTCTAAATATTTCAAGTTAAATTTCACAactgatcttttttttcttcagtctctTGCAAGGTGTCTATTCATAACCCTGAATTATCTATGGTTTAAGATTTCTTATCATTTCTCCTCCTCTGCTAGTTTTTACAATATTAACTCAGCAAAATTGACCACTGAATAGAAATACTATATGCACACAAATTGAGTGATCCTTGGCGGATCAGATAGATTGTCATGGCTTGAATTTGAACCTGTGGAGTTTATTGTTTCCTTATCTCTGGAATGGGGTGGGGGTTGCCCTGTCTCACCTTCACTGACTGGAAGATCCTCATTTTGTGAAGACTCGTGCCTGCTATGAGACATAGCTCACTGTCATGGCCTGCAATTCTAGATCTCCCTGCAGGAATTTCCCCAGATTCTGCTTGGCTACAGTTCATTCCTGTGTCATAATAATTGTTTGGGTGCGAGGCGAGAGTTCTCTTTTATGTTTATTTTTGCCTTTGAATTCTTGTGTTGGAAACAGTAAATGTTCTACACTATGTAGGATTTAGCCAGGCACCGTAGGAAAGCTGCAAAATTTTGAAGGGTATTCATAAGCATTTTAATAGAGGATTGTTTTTGCTTTCAATATTAACATTGTTGAAGAttgatgctgtttttttttaactaaatCAATACTTTTGTTTCAAGCGGATGACCACCAGGCACTTATTTGGGACATCCAGCAGATGCCACGTGCCATTGAAGACCCCATCTTGGCATACAcagcagaaggagaaatcaacaaTGTCCAATGGGCATCCACCCAGCCTGACTGGATAGCCATTTGCTATAATAACTGTCTTGAGATCCTGCGGGTTTAGTTTTAACAACTGACACTAGccaagggatgggaaatgggggCTGTTGTGTGTGATTGATATTGATGGTGAATGAGTTCAAGTTGAGAATGATTTTGCAAATTTTCAGTGTTGTTATTATATTCTGAGTGCAATTGGCCCTTTCTGGATTTAAATTAACAATTTGGATCCCTGATCCATCCTCCCCTTAAAGTAAATACCTAAACCAGTTAGGAAAGGACACTTTTAATCAGCTAACCCTCTGGTAGTGTACAACAGTaggaatctttttttaaaatgtcactgtaaaTAACACTTTGCCATATTTTTATGATTGGAGTAGCTGAATCTGGGGTAACTAGTTTCAGAAGAAGTCCTGTTCCCTAATCCTCTGTCAGGTGACTTAAATTCCATGTTGGACTTGTACGAATGGTTTTCTCTTGATTTGAAAGACTATAGTATCTGAAAGGATAGATTCTAATAGGGAAATAATTTGGCAGCTTGAAGGCTGTGATATTTGTCCATAGTGAAGTTTTCAGATTGGAGTGAAGCACCTCCTGGAGTATCTAGGTGAGGATTTTGCCGAAAGATGGTTTTGAGAACACACTTTCATTTAGCCCTCATTTGTAGAAATAGAAAAAATGTCTGCAGAATACCATTATGCTTTCAGTGGGTTTGTTTTCTCCAAGGCAGGCCCCGTTGATAACATAGGGTTTGCAATGCAAATGAGATATTGTTCTTGCCCTTGAAATGGGCAGCACGACATTGTGAAAGTATGGTGCAGTAAAGTAGATACGTTACAATGACTGGCACTAGCCCCACTTGTATATT
It includes:
- the dcaf7 gene encoding DDB1- and CUL4-associated factor 7, with protein sequence MSMHGKRKEIYKYEAPWTVYAMNWSVRPDKRFRLALGSFVEEYNNKVQIVGLDEESSEFISRNTFDHPYPTTKIMWIPDTKGVYPDLLATSGDYLRVWRVSDTETRLECLLNNNKNSDFCAPLTSFDWNEVDPNLLGTSSIDTTCTIWGLETGQVLGRVNLVSGHVKTQLIAHDKEVYDIAFSRAGGGRDMFASVGADGSVRMFDLRHLEHSTIIYEDPQHHPLLRLCWNKQDPNYLATMAMDGMEVVILDVRVPCTPVARLNNHRACVNGIAWAPHSSCHICTAADDHQALIWDIQQMPRAIEDPILAYTAEGEINNVQWASTQPDWIAICYNNCLEILRV